The sequence TCagtttttttaatgtttaaaaggaaaaaatcatattaaatttgtattttaatctCAAgaccataaaaatatattttaaagttaaattgttttaatataCTCAGTTCTTCAATGAATaattctaaattaaaaaaaaaatccaacgaCAGTTGACCAAGAACACAACTacataaatttgaattttaatagATGTCTGTCatctgaaaatttaaatttgaattttcagATTAGCTAAAAACCTTTTTTCGtcatcaaaaaaaatttaattttgcttttaataggTTGGTCGTTTTGCCTATATGCATATATACatagaataggtctcttgtgagacggtctcatgaatatttatctgtgagacgagtcaaccctatcgaatacaataaaaagtaatacttctagcataaaaagtaataatttttcatggatggcccaaataaaagattcgacCAACGAAATTGAtcagtgagatcgtctcacaagagtttttgtgatataCATATACCCAGCcttcaaaatatacatacaaCAGCAGATTCTTTTTTCAAATTCACTTCGAAAAAATCAACCTAAGATTTAGAAGAATGGCACCACTGTTGAGTGTAATCGAccatcaattaaattttttgtgtcTTGAATCTACGTTTGATGAACCTACCTATATCCAATTATAAGAACGAAATTTTCATCTTATAATATATGTTCAACGATCGAGAggttaagttattaaatttttctaaaatattacatatattctgttagagtagatgtcttgTAAACCAACGGTTGGTTAGGGAATTtaccatacgagtgctcaaacaatATCTTGAAGTTcgagatttaaaattttttaaaaaaacttctGCTGCGTTTAGGCATGAGAAAACACGATTCACAACATATTCATCTAAACTTTCTATATAATTGTCATATTCTCTAGGATTCACACATTCATGGGATTCTCAAAATGGGGACATTTGTTTGCTGTTAAAGACgtgaaataaatacaaaatcattgTTGTAAAGAACACTCAAGACACGTTTCCATCCTATATGTATCAATTCAGATCATTTGGTAAACTGGAAATTCAACAAGTAGTGGATGAAAAAATACTTTATGATTAGTTacatttatttacttttttctgAAATGTTATATACAACTTTCAGATTTAAGTGTTTGTTTTTCAGATGTCATAGGCAATTAAGGTGGTGACGAGGGACTACCAAAAAATAAAGAGATAGATAGACGACGTCTTACGAAATTAACTTATCGATATCCTCCTTGATTGAAGACACAGAATAAGTGCTGATATTTTTAATATCTTGCTTAATATTCATACTGATTCAGTGCTATTTATCCTTTAGAAATAATCGATTAGTGGGGAAGTTTGGTTGGTTGACAATGTGATGGGTTAGTTACTTGGATATATAAAATGATTCACATGGAAAAATGAGGTTCGTTCCCGAACCCTATTGTTGTAAGTTTAGAGTAATTTTCCAACTATGATAAATCTGATAAATTAGCAAATTTGGGTTGATTTCATATGTTTAAGATACAACTCCGTGTGAAGGACCACACCGGCAATGCACTATTATTGCTATGGGATAGATTGTGTGTCAAAGGATGTCAAAACCGATCCTACATGTTGTTAGGCATaattaaaacatgcatatacatgtTACTTTTTTGAATATTGTTGAGTCAATAGGGTATGAGTATTTAAACAAAGAAAATACGATGAAAAACTCGATTTTACTAGAAATCTAATTTCTATGATTTCCGATGGTTTAGTGGGTTGACCGATGAGGAGTTTAAGCCtggaattaatttttgaaatactaTTACGCTGAATTAATGTCTCATTACTTGgcttaattttcatatttatttttcaccCGTTGAAATTTTACCGTTGGTGCAGATGTTGAAGAAGGCCTCCTACCGGACATACATGAAGCAACGTCAACAATCACCGGAGGCCTCATCAATCAATTTCAGGCACATCCAAATCGGTTGTCTGCCTCAAATCTGACGTCTTTTTATTTCGTTCTTCATAAGATTGTTGTTCAGAATTGGACCCCTTCCACGAATTCTACAACCGTCACCAGACAGCAAGCAATGACTCTTTTTGCCATTGGTACACCTGGTACCTTCAATTTTGGTAAACTTGTATTCAAGACAGTACTTCAATTTGCCGAGGGGGTGGACTGAAAATGTCTAAGCTACTGTTCCCCTCACTGATTTATTGGATCCTTGAGTCTCAAGGATTCATTAGAGACATTGAAGAACAAATGTCTGATGCAAGTCAGGTACTAAAAATTGCGCATGCCCTTCTCAAGGCAATCAAAAAATAGACCTTCCATGGTCCGAGTCTAGTACAGCCTATGCTGTCTCTGATGTCCCTCAAGGCACTACTGATACTCACACACTCACGCGATATGTGATGATTTCCACTGCTGCCAACCAAGCCCAGATCGATCATGCCCTTGCAAAGATTCTTTAAGCCAAGTCTGATCTGGCCTACTATGAGAATCTCGTTGCAGACTATAGGCTAGCGTTGGAGGTCGCTGTCCATTCtggacaaaaagggggagatcaCACTGGAGCAGAAACTGATTCGGAACAAGAGAAGGAGATGACACCGATGTAGCTAAAACTGATACTGATCAGTGATTAATCACCTTGTTTTGTTCCTATGATATTTTGTTATTCTGTCTTTTTGTGTGCCTTATGTTTTTTGTTACTTTGTTTTAATGTTATGTTTTCATACTCTACCTCAAAGATATGTAGTGAATGTTTGTTTCTCTCAAGTGTTGTCTTATGTGTTGCTAACAATTCTGACAACACGTATGCTAATTTGATCAAATTTAAGAGGAGACGTGTTATCACAATTAGGGGGAGAAGGATTCTCATATATAATGGGAGACCAAATGGAATCAATATGAAAAATAGTGTTTGTGCTGATTTTGTCCAGAAAAGCAAAAATGGGgagattgaaaagaaaattagtCTTAGTTTCCAAGATATAATTTAGTCCTTGAAATAatctttttcttaaatttaatttccttattgataagattgtgtgaaatattttattaagggTTTTGTCTTTttagatatgatatttatgataatgattttataaaagagtttatttctaataaaactcttgATTTTCATATCTTGTAGAATTCTTTTTTGAAGATAAACCATAGGAGATGAGGAaactataaataagagaagCAAGCTAAGGAAAAGATTATTTCAATGACTAAATTATATCTTGGAAACCAATACTAATTTTCCTTTCAACGTTGATGTGGCAACGATGTGGCGCTGAGTTGACGCCAGCATGGTGATGACGTGTGCAATCAATACTTCCGATGAAATATGagtaaaattgttaaaaattaaaatatactttaCTTAAACTGAAATTGGATAATATACAAGGCAAAATCACAAAAAACACATATATGAAAGCAAAAAATGTAAATTCTCaacatataatttaataaaatattcagTTTTACTCTCTTTAATTTTGTTGTTTCTGATCTTTATATTATGCATTAAATATctagttttgaaaatattttaattagtcTTTTATCACATCATACCTTAATTTTAACATTCTTTACATAAATAATAGATATATGCACACGTTCAATAATGTAATATGTATGACCACTATTAcataaagaaataattttgtttcACCAATAATATCTCGCAAGAACAATGGTCGTCCTTGAAATGGTGAAAATGAATTCTATCCCTAGATATAATCGAAGATCTTAGATATAAGCTTTGTAGCAGAATGACAATTCCCACAAACCCTTAAATTTTTCACAATTCTTAAGGCTATTCCGGGTTTTGTAGTAATCAAACCAAAGGCAACAGCCAACATCTTAAAGCATTACATTCAGCACTCTCACTTGATCGAATATTAAGTTTGCGTGTGTGAATAGTTTTTTacatacacaattttaattttttttttttgtgggtaTACGATTTTGCCACTTGTTGCATGAGTTGCGTGCTTCGAGCTTGTATGCCGGGATTTTGTGTTTTAAAGCATCAAACGCAACGACATCCGGTATATTTGCGTGTTACCTGTGATTACTACTTTTGATAAACAGAGGAGATCAGGAAAGATAGAATTAGGCAATTGTCTAGCTTGGACAAGCATTCAGTCAAGGAGATGAACGCATGTTTACGCCCTTATTGACCAAGTCAGATTTTATTTGTTATGATAAAAAGTGGGGTGTTGCTGCTTGTTGTCCTGTTGTTGGGGAGGAATAGTCGATACTTTGTGGATATGTTTTTACAACATCATTCCGGTTCTAAAATAAATTCCTTTAGattgttttgttgtttttaaGGATACTTTTAGAATATTGATGAATTTTGTTGGCACATCATATCGGGAGTGGAAAAGCTTACCCTTGAATTCTGTTGACCTTACAATTTGCTTAAAAACGATCCTCTTGCTTTTTTGATCGATTTTCTCACAAAACATTCTTTTCAAACACCAAACAAAAATGCTCTcgatgttcttgaatttgatcataTTACTTTCACTTATGAGGTTGTAGATGCATGCTGTCGAATTGGGATTCTTGAACTTAGCATATTGTTCACTCCATTTGAAACTACAAATTCATGGTCATGTTCTCTAATTAAAGAGTTTGTTTCTATTTAAAGTGATaaagtaatatatttcttaCAAAACTTGCTAGGTAACGAATGAAGTCTCTACCCAATTTATACTAGTGGAGCTCTACAATGAATGACCAAGATCTACTTAATCCAATGATAATGATTTAGTCTTCAAAAACTACATACAAAGATTCTAGATAATTTCACTCTACATTGTTCTAGATGATTCTTTTATATACAAAAGAAGtaaagaaaattatatacaaGTGTAGAGAGACGAAAATGTTCTAGAAGTGAGTGAGCCTCTATAGACATCATAGGTAAAAAGTTCTGGAATGCACATAAAGATGCATGTTTGTGATAGTTAGCTTCAATTTATGGGTTCAAAGTGAAAATTACTATGAATTAAATTATaaagaattttcaaataaaaaaattaatacttgtTAATAATGTGGATATCACTTGAAAATGAGTAGTTAAGAAAGAATTGAACTTTCGGTCAATATTGAGAGTAggaatttataatattttcaacCTTAGAGTATATATTAACCATTTTTCACTTGTTTTAATTGTACTTacgattaaattgatatttcttTTAGTTCGATGAAATCATAAAACTATATGATTTGTTCGAAATTGGCATAAACATGATTATTAGTTTCTCGCTTGTTATATTCGGAACATTTTACCCTAAATGATTTGTATATTAATATTTCTTTCattgaatttttcttttatttatatagttcaatatttcaaaaaaaaaaaattattcgaaGCACAATAATTGGCTCAagtgttatttttacctaatgcTTTGTTTCTTCAGGCCTTTTAACTAAAATACAGAAAGTTACACTATTAGTATCATCTCTTCAATCTAAGTGGTCAATAATGATTAATGTACTTAAGTACGATGATATTAAGCTTTGTTCGAGCTAGATGATAAAGATTATCATGTTCGGTTTCTTCAAAGGAAAGATATATCACCTATCCTAAATCCTAATAtgaaatcacacacacacacacacacacaNtatatattaattttttttataataaaattttcgtCAACCCCAAAAAATTCAAATGCAATAATTGTGTGTTTTaacaatcaaaattttcatatttaaaaaaattagtcaaaatttatataaataaatataacataaaataacaaaaaatctaattttattCTCAAATTTCAATATGTTTCATAGATTACCCCCATGTTTTAATAAGGAGGTACAcaattttggtgttttttttataaagtatcTAAAACTTTGGAGGGCACAAAATTTGAGCTTAAatgtaagatttttaagttattttacaaaatatataatatattctttataatttatgtaaagtaaaaatattattttgaactttgtttatatatatatgttttgtttttgttatgaaaaataattttaagaaaatacataacaataaattaattttttttaaaaaaaactaaagtttataagttaaaaaataataagaaataagataaaatataaaaaataagaattgaactgaaaaaaaaaaattagaagtacAAGAAAATGTGAAACAGGGTGTGTgctcacaaatttatttataatcctCCTTCCAACCAAGAAACCCCTTGTATTTTATCTTCGTTGATTCGGGTTTTCGGAGCTTCCGAATTGCAGCATTTCccattttgaaaaaattggtcTTCGTTTTTCTCTTAAATTGGCCTTGATTCacggtttagggttttttttttgaagtgaACCATGTATAGTGGATCGAGTGATGGCGAAGGTCACGATACGTCTGTGCCAAGGAAAATTCCGCCTGCTTCTTCGATGCTTTGGGTCCGAAACATTCGCAGATATATCGGATCTGGAGCGGGCCTAGGCTCCGAAGCTCTCATGGGTTTGTTTGTTCTTCCCATCAAACTCTAGTTGTACGAACTAGCAGCATTAATTAGGGAGTTATAGAATTTCAGTTGACTAAGCTGGAAATTTTCATATGTTTCTTAAGAGAAATTCTGTAGTGATGAGCACAATATATTTGTTAATTGTTGTGAATTTTAGTAAAATTGGACGTTCTCCTTTTGGCAGAAGTTAAGTGTGGTTTTGAAATATAAGAAATGGAGACATGGGTGTGTTTTTAGATCAAATAGGTTTGATTCTTGAAGTTGTATCTGGACCCCCTCAGTTTTGCAGACAACCAAAGGATCCATTATGTGAATTAAGTGGCAAGCATACATTTTTTTGCAGTTCTTTGTGCTCAGTTTTGTGGTTGTTTGGATATGATTTGCTTAAGTTATCAGATTGTGTCGTTATACTGTGTAGCTGTAGACTAAAGCTTTTTTATATGAAACCAAATGCTTATGAAGTACCCTTGTAAACTTAGAGCCTGCAATTTTTGTCTGTCAGAACTAGAAACGAAAAGGATTTtgctagaaatttttaaagagaaGCAACAAAAGAATGCTGAAGCTGGCACGATCCCAAGCTTCTACAAGAAGGTATTTCTTCAAAGTTTCATGGAACATGAGTTACTTGAAGAAACAAACtccaatattttgatatataatcCCCCTAATTCTTTAAATGTTGTCCCGCCTGGTACATTGTGTTATATGGTCTATTCTCTTTTTACACATTATCCCACAAGTGGGATTACATGTTTTAAGCAATGTTTTCCTGTCATTTTTCTGTATCTTTTAGGTTTTGCATATTGATTCTTTTGCATGCAAACATTCTGCACTAATCCTCAATCATGCATGTACCTTTGGGCATTGATAGTGGTTGGTTTCTTGTTCTTCTTATTGGGTTTTTCTTATTGATTCTTATGCATGCAAAAGTTCTGCGCTAATCCTCTATCATGCATGTACCTTTGGGCATTGATAGTGGTTGGTTTCTTGTTCTTCATATTGGGTTAATTGAGTTACCTTTCGTTAGCACTGCCACTCATATTCCTGTTTCATTCAGAAACCAGAAGAAGGTTCCATCAGCCATAGGGTACAGAGGCTGGCAAAGTATCGGTTTCTGAAGGTATTTACTTTGACTCGTGAGCTGCGCGTTACCGATATTAGAGCTTTCTATTCATAACATTgaacattaaaattaatttttgaagtGTTTTTGTCAAGGAGATATCTTTTTGTAAGCAGGAAGTTTGTCCTACAATATTTGGTCCGTCATGAATTTATATGATCCCTTTCTTGTCCTGAGCCTAATAAAGTTCCATTtcctctgtcagaaacaatctGATCTTCTGCTAAATGCTGATGATTTGGATGCTATGTGGGTTTGCTTAAGGGAAAATTGTGTCATAGATGATGCCACGGGTGCTGAAAAGGTGAGTTAGTATCTAAATTTCATCTGAGTTATTATTTCTGCaatgttttttttatccaaTTTTTGCTCCTTTCTTCTAAGTGAGAAATATTTGTTTGTGGTGGAACTTTCCCCACACGAGCACTCCAACGCAttctgaatttatttattttctcaataGATAGGCATAATCATCTTGCTATATTGTTTATATTCCCATGTAGATTGcctgcatgattttttttaatcttgttAGGAAATATATAATAGTATGACAACCTTTTTGTTTTGTtcattataacatattatttttttcatatgtCCGTTACCCAGGATTTTTCTACTCTTCTTTGTCTATGGAATTGTTTTGTTTTAATCATTATATCTATTTAACTGAATGTGATCATGCTGAAATACAATTTTTGTCATTGTTTAGATGAACTATGAAGACTTTTGCCACATTGCCTCTGTATGTACGGAACAAATAGGCCCTAAATGTCGACGTTTTTTCAGTCCTTCAAATTTCATGAAGTTTGAGAAAGATGAACTGGGAAGAATCGCCATCCTACCTTTCTATCTTTATGTAATGCGTACGGTAAGTGCTGTTTCTCCTCTAAGACCGGCTTGGTGTGGATACTGCCTCCTCCCTTTATATCACATATTTGGATTTTATAGTTCCAACTGTTGGTATATACCCACCTGCAAAGCAAAACCGGGCACTCAATTAACATTAAGAACGGGTTACTGCAGAACATGTGTGTTCCCCTTgtaattgaaaaagaaaattcaatgaGAATTTACTATTTTTCAACAACAAGAAGAAAAGGAATCATATATAAATGAAAGAAAGCCTTGTAATTTAAATTGGTTCCTTTCCAGGTTTCACTTACTCAAGCCAGAATCGATATGAGTGAGCTTGACGAGGATTCTGATGGCTTTCTCCAGCCTCATGTATGCTTATTGTGCCTTTGAGCATTTTGTTCAGCAAGATGGTCGTGTATTTATGTTCTAATTACCATAATTTGGTATCTTATATGTGCTTATTTCTTCACTTTTACAAAAATTAGGAAATGGAATCATATATTGGAGGTCTTATTCGTAATTTGGCACAACTGCGGGATATGCCGGGAGCTTTTGTGCAGATGTACTGTCGTATAGCTGCACACaagtttttcttcttttgtgaTCCTCATAAACGAGGTTCACACTCGACTGCATTTCCTTGTATCAGGTCAATTAATTTGGTTCTATCTGCATCTAACAGTGTTCGATGACTACAGGTAAGGCATGCATAAAGAAAGTCCTACTCAGTAATTGTCTCCAGGAATTGATGGAGCTTCACCAGGTAGATTGTTTGAATAATTAgttgatgaaaataaatttttcttgtgatgttTGTTTGATTaagaattttttccttttttattcaCCCTAGGAAAGCGAGGAAGAAGTTACTGATAATGAACAGGCAGAAAATTGGTTCTCTTTGACTTCTGCTCAACGCATATGTGGTTAGATTTTTTACTCTGGACATGTTTTACTTAATTATAATGACTTGTTCAGATTCATGATTTTGCAGTCTCTTTTCTCTGGGCTCATATTGATATCTGGAGTTGTATTTCATGCAACATCTTATTCTTTATCTGATCTTCTTCAAGTAGCTTTTGAGTGTAGTTGTAAGATTTGACTTAGTGGTGTAAGTTAGGGATAGGAAGAAATCGACTCAAAAatcaagtttttgccatttctAATCTGCGGCTATCGTCTCTTATCATACTGGAGCATTTTTCATCTATTTGCGTTCATAGAATCAGGTCCTATCatctttgaaataaaaatatgtaaattgcTAATAGATAGCTTATACTAGAAACCTAGCACAGAAGATGAAAAACACTAGAAAAGAGAGAGACGAACAGAACCAGAGACTTTCAGATGTAGATAGAGGCCGCTGCGCTACTCCAGAAAGAATTTCAAAGAACGGTAAGAAAAAGAACACACATGCAGATTGTAGGgcttttttaaaacattaaaaaggtCTTTTGTTTGTTATTGGGCTTTAAATTTTATTGGGCTTGAGTTATAAATTCCTATCACATCGTGTAATACCAAAGCGCACAAGCGCTCGCCTTTCTTCAGCGGTGTGCCTGGGCCGAGGCGCACCCCAGGCGCGCGCTTGTTCAATGTCGTGACCCAGGCGCAACAGGTGCGACAGGCGCAGCCAGGCGCTCGCCTTTTATAACAATGGCTTATAGTTtacttcttttttatttttagtcagTGCATGAGCTTATAGACCCTATGGGTGATGTTTGCAGACATGTTCCTTGCTCTTGATAAAGACATGAACGGAACGTTGAGCAAACAGGAGCTACGGGATTATGCTGATGGGACATTGACAGACATTTTTATTGAGAGAGGTAGAAGCCAAATTGAGTTTCCTCTACCTCCTGTTTAAGTATGAAATTTAATTACAATTTGATCATGTTGTTCAACTCCAATTATTACTTCAACTGAAGGGAAAAAGTCTTTTTGACCATTATTTATATCTATGTAAAACCAGTTGGCTCACTAGAGGAGAATGTTGGTACCTAACTTCctacaaatttcaattttaaaatatgacctCATTTTTATAAGCAGTGTCCATACTTTGGACCATGTAGTTATAGTTTTGAAGCATTTATCCTACACGTAGTGCTTTACTTTTGTTTGCAAATGTGAAGGTTATGGATAAAAAAAGGTCaaataagtttataaaaaaatgtcCCCACTCAGATGTGTTTAATTTAATGCAACCTATTAATTTCCAGTTTGTCCTGTTCTTAATAGTGTTCGATGAGCATGTCCGACGTGGAAAAAGTGGTGGTGGTAATGCTCGAGAGATGGATTTCGAGAGTTTTCTTGACTTTGTTCTGTCCCTAGAGAACAAAGACACTACCGAAGGATTAACGTATTTGTTTCGGTGTCTTGATCTTGGTGGTAGGGGATTCCTTACAACTGCTGACATACACACGCTGTTCAGGTAAACGCTAATGATTATTCGATTTGAGATAggatgtttatggattttttatATCTGCGTCACActgaatattttggttgaataTACTGCTAAGATCTTGAACTTCTTTTATGTTTTCCAATTGAATCATCCAACAAAAACTTCTGGAATTTTCTGCTCGTGGCTTTTGAGCAAAGATATTTCTGGAAAACATTTCAGATTATTTATACTACCTGTGGAGCAATTCCATAGTTACTGCAATCTTGTTTTTTTTGGGAAGTTTTGTGGTGCTTCTGTTACTGTTTTGAGGTACCCCCACAATGATCCGATGAACTAAGGTTTTCAAGGTCAACACACTAGGTGCGCCACAGTGCATAGGTGGAGGCAAATCCAAGATTTTGGATGAATGGGGATGATTCGATAATTTTGGTGGAGGAACTAATAATTTTAGAATAAGTACAgattagtttaatttttttcttctggCTGTTGGCTACTTACGCTGAATAACGTCCCATGCCATGTGTAAAATAGGGATGTGCATCAAAAATGGATCGAGGGAGGGAACTACGAGCTGTGTATCGAGGATGTAAGAGATGAAATATGGGATATGGTGAAGCCGTCAGATCCGTTGATGATAACATTGGACGATCTTTTGGCTTGCAAACAAGGTGGCACAGTAGCAAGCATGTTAATAGATGTCCGCGGCTTCTGGGCTCATGACAATAGAGAAAACCTTCTGCAAGAAGAGGAAGAGCCAGAAGAGGAACCACAAGGTTGAGTTCTTGGCATTAACTTTTAGTATACGTGTACTAGAATTGTATTTTCCGTTTGTTCTGTTTAATATGAAATCTTGTGTTGAGAATTTTATCAGTTGGACATTATGTGTTGAGAATTGCTACTGAGTTATGGAGACGTGCATGTGAGTGTTGTATGTGGTTTTTGAAATCATCGAATTCATATTTTAGAAAAACGAGATATATATGCAACAAAAGATATTTTAGTTGGGATAATCCGCCAAACCCAATTGCGGTCGGTGTGTTATAAAAATGGAAGGCACCAAATTTTGTTACATTTAACAAATTCAAGGGCCATTTAGTGAttttttttgaacaaaaaaatacCCTTCGATGTTCTATGATTGCCATGAAATTGCGTTATGTCACCACATATCGCAACAACATATTACTTTAAAATAAGAACATTACCATTATTTTCATAACATGATGATGTATTGTGGTCATAATACATGACTTTTCAAGGTCC comes from Primulina huaijiensis isolate GDHJ02 chromosome 2, ASM1229523v2, whole genome shotgun sequence and encodes:
- the LOC140962733 gene encoding probable serine/threonine-protein phosphatase 2A regulatory subunit B'' subunit TON2: MYSGSSDGEGHDTSVPRKIPPASSMLWVRNIRRYIGSGAGLGSEALMELETKRILLEIFKEKQQKNAEAGTIPSFYKKKPEEGSISHRVQRLAKYRFLKKQSDLLLNADDLDAMWVCLRENCVIDDATGAEKMNYEDFCHIASVCTEQIGPKCRRFFSPSNFMKFEKDELGRIAILPFYLYVMRTVSLTQARIDMSELDEDSDGFLQPHEMESYIGGLIRNLAQLRDMPGAFVQMYCRIAAHKFFFFCDPHKRGKACIKKVLLSNCLQELMELHQESEEEVTDNEQAENWFSLTSAQRICDMFLALDKDMNGTLSKQELRDYADGTLTDIFIERVFDEHVRRGKSGGGNAREMDFESFLDFVLSLENKDTTEGLTYLFRCLDLGGRGFLTTADIHTLFRDVHQKWIEGGNYELCIEDVRDEIWDMVKPSDPLMITLDDLLACKQGGTVASMLIDVRGFWAHDNRENLLQEEEEPEEEPQG